In a single window of the Balaenoptera acutorostrata chromosome 3, mBalAcu1.1, whole genome shotgun sequence genome:
- the LOC103008057 gene encoding cytochrome P450 1A1 isoform X2 translates to MFSVFGLSIPISATELLLASATFCLVFWVVRAWQPRVPKGLKSPPGPWSWPLIGHVLTLGKSPHLALSRLSQRYGDVLQIRIGCTPVLVLSGLDTIRQALVRQGDDFKGRPDLYSFTLVADGQSMTFNPDSGPVWAARRRLAQNALKSFSIASDPASSSSCYLEEHVSKESEYLIGKFQELMAGSGRFDPYRYVVVSVANVICAMCFGRRYDHESQELLSVVGLSNEFGAVAASGNPADFIPILRYLPNTALDDFKDLNRRFYIFMQKMLKEHYKTFEKGRIRDITDSLIEHCQGKRLDENANIQLSDEKIVNVVMDLFGAGFDTVTTAISWSLMYLVTSPSVQKKIQEELDTVIGSARQPRLSDRPRLPYLEAFILETFRHSSFLPFTIPHRKLWDDPSAFWPERFLTADGTINKALSEKVILFGLGKRKCIGETIARWEVFLFLAILLQQVEFRVTPGVKVDMTPVYGLTMKHAHCEHFQAHMRS, encoded by the exons ATGTTCTCTGTGTTTGGACTCTCCATCCCCATCTCGGCCACAGAACTTCTCCTGGCCTCTGCCACCTTCTGCCTGGTATTCTGGGTGGTCAGGGCCTGGCAGCCTCGGGTCCCTAAAGGCCTGAAGAGTCCACCAGGGCCCTGGAGCTGGCCCCTGATCGGGCATGTGCTGACCTTGGGGAAGAGCCCACACTTGGCCCTGTCGCGGCTGAGCCAGCGCTATGGAGACGTGCTGCAGATCCGCATTGGCTGCACACCCGTGCTGGTGCTCAGCGGCCTGGACACCATCCGGCAGGCCCTGGTGCGGCAGGGCGATGATTTCAAGGGCCGGCCTGACCTCTACAGCTTCACCTTAGTCGCTGATGGCCAGAGTATGACCTTCAACCCAGACTCTGGACCAGTGTGGGCTGCCCGGCGACGCCTGGCCCAGAATGCCCTGAAGAGTTTTTCCATTGCCTCAGACCCGGCTTCCTCGTCCTCCTGTTACCTGGAAGAGCACGTGAGCAAGGAGTCCGAGTACCTCATCGGCAAGTTCCAGGAGCTGATGGCAGGGTCTGGGCGCTTTGACCCCTACAGGTATGTAGTGGTGTCAGTGGCCAATGTCATCTGTGCCATGTGCTTTGGCCGACGCTATGACCATGAGAGCCAAGAGCTGCTTAGCGTAGTCGGCCTGAGTAATGAGTTCGGGGCGGTGGCTGCCTCTGGGAACCCAGCCGACTTCATCCCCATCCTCCGTTACCTGCCCAACACTGCCCTGGATGACTTCAAGGACTTGAATCGGAGGTTCTACATTTTCATGCAAAAGATGCTCAAGGAACACTATAAAACGTTTGAGAAG GGCCGTATCCGGGACATCACAGACAGCCTGATTGAGCACTGTCAGGGCAAGAGACTGGACGAGAATGCCAATATCCAGTTGTCAGATGAGAAGATCGTTAATGTCGTCATGGACCTCTTTGGAGCTG GGTTTGACACAGTCACAACTGCCATCTCCTGGAGCCTCATGTACCTGGTGACAAGCCCCAGCGTGCAGAAAAAGATTCAGGAGGAGCTGG ACACAGTGATTGGCAGCGCACGGCAGCCCCGGCTCTCTGACAGACCCCGGCTGCCCTACTTGGAGGCGTTCATTCTGGAGACTTTCCGAcattcctctttcctccccttcaCCATCCCCCACAG GAAGCTGTGGGATGATCCATCTGCCTTCTGGCCAGAACGGTTTCTCACCGCTGATGGCACCATCAACAAAGCACTCAGTGAGAAAGTGATTCTTTTCGGTTTGGGCAAGCGGAAGTGCATCGGTGAGACCATTGCCCGCTGGGAGGTCTTTCTCTTCCTGGCCATCCTCCTGCAGCAGGTGGAATTCCGTGTGACCCCGGGTGTGAAGGTGGACATGACCCCCGTGTATGGGCTGACCATGAAGCATGCCCACTGTGAGCACTTCCAGGCGCACATGCGCTCTTAG
- the LOC103008057 gene encoding cytochrome P450 1A1 isoform X1: protein MFSVFGLSIPISATELLLASATFCLVFWVVRAWQPRVPKGLKSPPGPWSWPLIGHVLTLGKSPHLALSRLSQRYGDVLQIRIGCTPVLVLSGLDTIRQALVRQGDDFKGRPDLYSFTLVADGQSMTFNPDSGPVWAARRRLAQNALKSFSIASDPASSSSCYLEEHVSKESEYLIGKFQELMAGSGRFDPYRYVVVSVANVICAMCFGRRYDHESQELLSVVGLSNEFGAVAASGNPADFIPILRYLPNTALDDFKDLNRRFYIFMQKMLKEHYKTFEKGRIRDITDSLIEHCQGKRLDENANIQLSDEKIVNVVMDLFGAGFDTVTTAISWSLMYLVTSPSVQKKIQEELDTVIGSARQPRLSDRPRLPYLEAFILETFRHSSFLPFTIPHSTTRDTSLNGFYIPKGRCVFVNQWQINHDQKLWDDPSAFWPERFLTADGTINKALSEKVILFGLGKRKCIGETIARWEVFLFLAILLQQVEFRVTPGVKVDMTPVYGLTMKHAHCEHFQAHMRS from the exons ATGTTCTCTGTGTTTGGACTCTCCATCCCCATCTCGGCCACAGAACTTCTCCTGGCCTCTGCCACCTTCTGCCTGGTATTCTGGGTGGTCAGGGCCTGGCAGCCTCGGGTCCCTAAAGGCCTGAAGAGTCCACCAGGGCCCTGGAGCTGGCCCCTGATCGGGCATGTGCTGACCTTGGGGAAGAGCCCACACTTGGCCCTGTCGCGGCTGAGCCAGCGCTATGGAGACGTGCTGCAGATCCGCATTGGCTGCACACCCGTGCTGGTGCTCAGCGGCCTGGACACCATCCGGCAGGCCCTGGTGCGGCAGGGCGATGATTTCAAGGGCCGGCCTGACCTCTACAGCTTCACCTTAGTCGCTGATGGCCAGAGTATGACCTTCAACCCAGACTCTGGACCAGTGTGGGCTGCCCGGCGACGCCTGGCCCAGAATGCCCTGAAGAGTTTTTCCATTGCCTCAGACCCGGCTTCCTCGTCCTCCTGTTACCTGGAAGAGCACGTGAGCAAGGAGTCCGAGTACCTCATCGGCAAGTTCCAGGAGCTGATGGCAGGGTCTGGGCGCTTTGACCCCTACAGGTATGTAGTGGTGTCAGTGGCCAATGTCATCTGTGCCATGTGCTTTGGCCGACGCTATGACCATGAGAGCCAAGAGCTGCTTAGCGTAGTCGGCCTGAGTAATGAGTTCGGGGCGGTGGCTGCCTCTGGGAACCCAGCCGACTTCATCCCCATCCTCCGTTACCTGCCCAACACTGCCCTGGATGACTTCAAGGACTTGAATCGGAGGTTCTACATTTTCATGCAAAAGATGCTCAAGGAACACTATAAAACGTTTGAGAAG GGCCGTATCCGGGACATCACAGACAGCCTGATTGAGCACTGTCAGGGCAAGAGACTGGACGAGAATGCCAATATCCAGTTGTCAGATGAGAAGATCGTTAATGTCGTCATGGACCTCTTTGGAGCTG GGTTTGACACAGTCACAACTGCCATCTCCTGGAGCCTCATGTACCTGGTGACAAGCCCCAGCGTGCAGAAAAAGATTCAGGAGGAGCTGG ACACAGTGATTGGCAGCGCACGGCAGCCCCGGCTCTCTGACAGACCCCGGCTGCCCTACTTGGAGGCGTTCATTCTGGAGACTTTCCGAcattcctctttcctccccttcaCCATCCCCCACAG taCCACAAGAGACACAAGTCTGAATGGCTTTTACATCCCCAAGGGGCGTTGTGTCTTTGTGAACCAGTGGCAGATCAACCATGACCA GAAGCTGTGGGATGATCCATCTGCCTTCTGGCCAGAACGGTTTCTCACCGCTGATGGCACCATCAACAAAGCACTCAGTGAGAAAGTGATTCTTTTCGGTTTGGGCAAGCGGAAGTGCATCGGTGAGACCATTGCCCGCTGGGAGGTCTTTCTCTTCCTGGCCATCCTCCTGCAGCAGGTGGAATTCCGTGTGACCCCGGGTGTGAAGGTGGACATGACCCCCGTGTATGGGCTGACCATGAAGCATGCCCACTGTGAGCACTTCCAGGCGCACATGCGCTCTTAG